The proteins below are encoded in one region of Rubripirellula reticaptiva:
- a CDS encoding integron integrase encodes MSMFEKPSQQEQELKWAKIWFKQFSHFHKRSGKPNWDFSPDDVILFLQSKRDQRMPAWKRMKILKGLMVYRRFEQELPIDPFSFIVEKMKEIVANERAKQDGYDTIEDVVGKIDPKEPDAIQQFRRALRKDGMRLQTERSYVAKVKAFMADRGLSCLADFATVGASDVEAHLTDLAVDGNVAPSTQNTAFHGLLKFFTLVLKRDMGPIEAIRASKGKQVPTVMSTREVALVFDGLEGLHLTIAQLLYGCGMRISEAIRLRVKDIDFDNGLIEIHGAKGNKSRLVPLPAELAEPLRRYVESRRALHEHDLANGTASVWLPHALHRKYPTAHREFRWQYLFASHRLSRDPRTGDRHRHHLHYETFPRHLKVAVDQAGIDKHVTSHTFRHCFATHLLWTGTDIRAVQELLGHSDVKTTMIYTHVMNRPGVRVVSPLDRLTGDANRRRVDAGPSEAGPSEAGFGDSGFGDSGRGDAGRNEFAKDEFASYGQAGDVQAGDDSNGVRETPSNYLVR; translated from the coding sequence ATGTCAATGTTTGAAAAGCCATCGCAACAAGAGCAGGAATTGAAGTGGGCCAAGATTTGGTTCAAGCAGTTCAGCCACTTTCACAAGCGCAGCGGTAAGCCGAATTGGGATTTTTCACCCGACGATGTGATCCTGTTTTTGCAATCCAAACGTGACCAGCGGATGCCGGCATGGAAACGCATGAAGATCCTGAAGGGGCTGATGGTCTATCGTCGGTTTGAACAAGAGTTGCCGATCGATCCGTTCTCTTTCATCGTTGAAAAGATGAAAGAAATCGTTGCTAACGAACGAGCAAAGCAAGACGGCTATGACACGATCGAGGATGTGGTTGGCAAGATTGATCCGAAGGAACCGGATGCAATTCAGCAATTCAGACGGGCCCTCCGCAAGGATGGCATGCGGTTGCAGACGGAGCGTTCGTATGTCGCCAAAGTAAAAGCGTTCATGGCGGATCGCGGCCTGAGTTGCTTGGCCGATTTTGCGACAGTGGGGGCGTCAGATGTCGAGGCTCATTTGACGGATCTTGCTGTCGATGGCAACGTCGCCCCGTCGACGCAGAACACTGCGTTCCACGGCTTGCTGAAGTTCTTCACTTTGGTGCTGAAGCGTGACATGGGGCCGATCGAAGCGATCCGCGCGAGCAAAGGTAAACAGGTCCCGACGGTGATGAGCACTCGCGAGGTGGCTTTGGTTTTCGACGGACTGGAGGGACTTCATTTAACGATCGCTCAGTTGTTGTACGGATGCGGTATGCGGATCAGTGAGGCGATTCGATTGCGAGTGAAAGACATCGACTTTGACAATGGGTTGATTGAGATCCACGGAGCAAAGGGGAACAAGAGTCGTTTGGTGCCGTTGCCAGCGGAGCTTGCCGAACCGTTGCGACGATACGTTGAGTCTCGGCGGGCGCTTCATGAGCATGACTTAGCGAATGGTACGGCGTCGGTATGGTTGCCACACGCACTGCATCGCAAGTATCCGACGGCTCATCGTGAGTTTCGCTGGCAGTACTTGTTTGCTTCGCATCGATTGTCGCGTGACCCGCGAACCGGCGATCGTCACCGACACCATCTGCACTACGAAACGTTCCCGCGACATTTGAAAGTGGCGGTTGACCAGGCGGGCATCGACAAGCACGTGACTAGCCATACGTTTCGGCACTGCTTCGCAACTCATTTGTTGTGGACGGGCACGGACATCCGGGCAGTGCAAGAGTTGCTAGGGCACAGCGATGTCAAGACAACGATGATCTACACGCATGTCATGAACCGACCCGGCGTGCGAGTGGTTAGCCCGCTGGATCGATTGACGGGTGACGCGAATCGGCGGCGTGTTGATGCAGGGCCTAGCGAAGCAGGGCCTAGCGAAGCAGGGTTCGGCGATTCAGGGTTCGGCGATTCAGGGCGAGGCGATGCGGGACGTAACGAGTTTGCGAAAGACGAATTTGCCAGTTACGGCCAAGCGGGCGACGTCCAAGCAGGTGACGATTCGAATGGTGTTCGTGAGACGCCGTCGAATTATTTGGTTCGCTGA
- the ribH gene encoding 6,7-dimethyl-8-ribityllumazine synthase: MSTDKMPASAAREGEITGIEGDLPEGKVVIVASRYNGEICDALVDGAVKTIRDAGYPEHLTPIVRVPGAWELPTVARTVVDDDDVVAVIALGCVIKGETTHDEHINRSVSSALMDLGVESGLPIGFGLLTCNTLDQAKARAGGKVGNKGVETAEAVLELLRLNQKLTGDT; the protein is encoded by the coding sequence ATGTCGACTGATAAAATGCCAGCTTCTGCCGCACGCGAAGGCGAGATTACTGGTATCGAAGGTGATCTACCCGAAGGCAAAGTCGTCATCGTAGCGAGTCGCTACAACGGCGAAATTTGCGACGCCCTCGTTGATGGTGCTGTCAAAACGATCCGCGACGCAGGATACCCTGAACACCTAACGCCAATCGTTCGAGTCCCCGGCGCATGGGAACTCCCAACCGTCGCACGAACCGTCGTTGATGATGATGACGTCGTCGCCGTGATCGCATTAGGATGCGTCATCAAAGGTGAAACCACCCACGACGAACACATCAACCGATCCGTCAGCAGCGCGCTGATGGATCTAGGTGTCGAAAGTGGACTACCGATCGGCTTCGGTCTCCTCACCTGCAACACCCTCGACCAAGCCAAAGCCCGCGCCGGCGGAAAAGTTGGCAACAAAGGAGTCGAAACCGCCGAAGCTGTTCTCGAACTCCTACGCCTCAACCAAAAGCTAACCGGCGACACCTAG
- the rho gene encoding transcription termination factor Rho, producing the protein MAPNRHPSRDNSGPNRKTGPREYRDYRRSQSGPRHPDKEVDQRIRELDAERDPLSLPEEIVSEANKAGKRVGIPTTNNTQAVWSISDLQNSSLETLIELARADGLPVSDTDTDTDGHITSRQQLIFQILKHRMKANGLMYGEGTLEILPDGFGFLRSPLYHYLSCPDDIYVSPSQIRRFGLQTGSHVAGQIRPPKENERYFALLRIEAINRLDPSARGKAIPFEELTPLHPNSRIIMEHDAAEMSTRVVDMLTPIGFGQRGLIVSPPRAGKTILMQQMARAVLKNYPDAYTFILLIDERPEEVTDMKREIRGPQCEVISSTFDEPAQRHIQVAQMVIEKAKRMVESGTDVVIFLDSITRLARAHNSDGESTGKLLTGGLDAGALQKPKALFGSARKVEEGGSLTILATALVDTGSRMDDVIFEEFKGTGNLEIVLDRELVDRRIWPAIDISSSGTRREEMLMDPDEYRRVSNLRRALAEMSPADAMKTLITGLCKTQNNAEFLLSQKDVD; encoded by the coding sequence ATGGCTCCTAACCGGCATCCCTCCAGGGACAATTCCGGACCGAATCGCAAGACTGGTCCGCGCGAGTATCGTGACTACCGGCGATCGCAAAGCGGTCCGCGGCATCCCGATAAAGAAGTCGACCAACGGATACGCGAACTCGACGCCGAACGTGATCCGCTGTCACTACCCGAAGAAATCGTCAGCGAAGCAAACAAAGCTGGAAAGCGTGTTGGCATCCCAACGACAAACAACACGCAAGCTGTCTGGAGCATCTCGGATCTCCAGAACTCGTCGCTCGAAACTCTGATTGAACTCGCACGCGCCGACGGCCTGCCTGTTTCCGACACCGATACTGACACCGACGGCCATATCACGTCGCGTCAACAACTGATCTTCCAAATCCTCAAGCATCGCATGAAAGCGAATGGCTTGATGTACGGCGAAGGTACCCTCGAAATCCTTCCCGATGGATTCGGGTTTCTCCGTTCACCGCTGTACCACTACTTGTCCTGTCCCGACGACATCTACGTTTCACCAAGCCAGATCCGGCGTTTCGGTTTGCAGACCGGTTCTCACGTGGCAGGGCAAATTCGTCCGCCAAAAGAAAACGAACGCTACTTTGCGCTCTTGCGAATCGAGGCCATCAATCGCCTCGACCCGTCGGCGCGAGGAAAGGCGATTCCGTTCGAAGAACTCACGCCGCTCCATCCCAACTCGCGCATCATCATGGAACACGATGCGGCCGAAATGTCGACACGCGTCGTCGACATGCTGACGCCGATCGGGTTCGGACAGCGCGGACTGATCGTCAGCCCTCCGCGTGCGGGCAAGACGATCTTGATGCAACAGATGGCGCGGGCCGTTCTGAAAAACTATCCCGACGCCTACACCTTCATTCTTCTGATCGACGAACGTCCAGAAGAAGTGACGGACATGAAGCGCGAAATCCGCGGCCCACAATGCGAAGTCATCAGCAGCACGTTCGATGAACCAGCCCAGCGACACATCCAAGTCGCCCAGATGGTCATCGAAAAAGCCAAACGGATGGTTGAATCGGGTACCGACGTCGTAATCTTCCTCGACTCCATCACACGGCTAGCCCGTGCCCACAACTCCGACGGTGAATCAACCGGCAAGTTGTTGACGGGCGGTCTCGACGCCGGCGCACTGCAAAAACCCAAAGCCCTCTTCGGGTCGGCCCGCAAGGTCGAAGAAGGTGGCTCGTTAACGATCCTCGCCACCGCGCTGGTCGACACCGGCAGCCGCATGGACGATGTTATCTTCGAAGAATTCAAAGGCACCGGAAATCTCGAGATCGTCCTCGACCGAGAACTCGTGGACCGGCGAATCTGGCCGGCGATCGATATCAGCAGCAGTGGCACTCGCCGCGAAGAAATGCTGATGGATCCCGACGAATATCGCCGAGTATCGAACCTTCGTCGTGCACTCGCCGAAATGTCACCTGCTGATGCGATGAAAACTCTGATTACGGGTCTGTGTAAAACCCAAAACAACGCTGAATTCTTACTGAGCCAAAAAGATGTCGACTGA
- the coaE gene encoding dephospho-CoA kinase (Dephospho-CoA kinase (CoaE) performs the final step in coenzyme A biosynthesis.): MIIVGIVGSPAGGKSTVAARLQELGATWINADRIAHSVLEQPDVRRQLIDRWGTGIAGHDGQIDRAKLADLVFRADDPNRTALNYLESLVHPRTRQLIQQELEKAAHAGAPVAILDVPLLFESNWHLACDQIWCIDASFEKRLDRAASRNWDANELRRRETNQLDIHRKKQLSTLVINNYGPLSELIAKVDHNYERLSLAPADNSKHCI; the protein is encoded by the coding sequence GTGATTATCGTTGGCATCGTTGGTAGTCCTGCGGGGGGCAAATCGACCGTTGCTGCACGCCTACAGGAACTCGGGGCGACCTGGATCAACGCAGACCGAATCGCTCACAGCGTCCTCGAACAGCCCGATGTACGCCGGCAACTGATAGACCGTTGGGGCACCGGAATTGCGGGTCACGACGGCCAAATTGACCGTGCAAAATTAGCTGACTTGGTTTTCAGGGCTGACGATCCAAATCGAACCGCATTAAACTATCTTGAGAGCTTGGTTCATCCGAGAACTCGGCAGCTTATCCAACAAGAACTTGAAAAAGCCGCTCACGCCGGCGCACCGGTCGCCATACTGGACGTGCCGCTTTTGTTCGAATCCAACTGGCATCTCGCCTGCGATCAAATTTGGTGCATCGACGCTTCGTTCGAAAAACGGTTAGATAGAGCCGCCAGCCGAAACTGGGATGCGAACGAACTCCGCCGCCGCGAAACCAACCAACTCGACATTCATCGAAAGAAGCAGCTCAGCACACTGGTCATCAACAATTACGGGCCCCTTTCGGAACTTATCGCAAAGGTCGACCACAACTACGAACGACTCTCCCTAGCCCCCGCCGACAATTCAAAGCACTGCATCTGA
- a CDS encoding peroxiredoxin family protein — MISSISLKQTTGSLAVVILLLIAFIGGCDTKSAVETAAGSPDSIAEVSHRAVVFKELVASNREDDNSITDLSFIDTNGDTVALKSFEGKQNVLLVFTRGFSGMLCPFCTTQTSRLIANYDEFKKRNTEVLLVYPGSTDQLPEFQQASRESTDLDAFPFPVLLDEDLAAVKKLGIAAHLAFPSTFLIDRMGNVRLSYVGSSPSDRPSIKALLEQIDAIPPN, encoded by the coding sequence ATGATCTCGTCGATCTCGTTAAAGCAGACAACGGGCTCGCTCGCCGTTGTGATTTTGCTGTTGATCGCCTTCATCGGCGGTTGCGACACAAAGTCCGCGGTCGAAACCGCCGCGGGCTCACCGGACTCAATCGCCGAAGTCAGCCATCGTGCCGTCGTCTTCAAGGAACTCGTCGCCAGCAATCGCGAAGATGACAACTCGATTACCGATCTGTCATTCATTGATACTAACGGCGACACGGTCGCACTGAAGTCTTTCGAAGGCAAACAAAACGTCCTGCTCGTCTTCACCCGCGGATTCAGCGGCATGCTGTGTCCGTTTTGCACCACGCAGACGTCGCGGTTGATCGCGAACTACGACGAATTCAAGAAACGGAACACGGAAGTCCTGTTGGTCTACCCAGGATCGACAGACCAGCTTCCCGAATTTCAACAAGCCAGTCGCGAGTCGACCGATCTTGACGCTTTCCCATTCCCAGTATTGTTAGACGAAGACCTCGCAGCCGTCAAAAAACTAGGCATCGCTGCTCACCTCGCGTTCCCATCCACTTTTCTGATCGACCGAATGGGCAATGTTCGGCTCTCCTACGTGGGCTCCAGCCCTTCCGATCGTCCGTCAATCAAAGCGCTGCTGGAACAGATCGACGCGATCCCACCGAACTAG
- a CDS encoding zinc ribbon domain-containing protein, translated as MSSASKIEISTELLRSLHRIHRQRTDVRSRLDRGPRQIKAGELMVAKATADAKEALAAVRAAKLVSDEKQLQLSSREAKITDLESKLNNAASNREFSTLKDQIAADKQANLVLSDEIFEALELIDQLEAAASAAELEVAKQESDHLARTQDVESKREQLQEDLDRVESQLAAYEEKIPAAAKGEYKRVTDAKGEDGLAAVEDQSCGGCYQTLTTQHLETLRMSVLLRCPNCNAFLYMPEDLRP; from the coding sequence ATGTCCAGCGCATCGAAAATCGAAATCAGCACCGAACTCCTTCGCTCGCTGCACCGAATCCATCGTCAACGAACCGACGTTCGTTCGCGGTTAGACCGTGGGCCAAGACAAATCAAAGCTGGCGAATTGATGGTCGCTAAGGCCACCGCCGACGCCAAAGAGGCCCTCGCGGCCGTGCGAGCCGCCAAGCTGGTCAGTGACGAAAAGCAGCTTCAACTCTCTAGCCGCGAAGCCAAAATTACGGATCTCGAATCCAAACTCAACAACGCTGCGAGCAACCGCGAATTCTCGACACTGAAAGACCAGATCGCAGCCGACAAGCAAGCCAACCTCGTTTTGAGTGACGAGATCTTCGAAGCTCTCGAATTGATCGACCAACTCGAAGCTGCCGCCAGCGCCGCGGAACTTGAAGTTGCCAAACAAGAATCCGACCATCTGGCTCGGACCCAAGATGTCGAGTCAAAACGCGAACAGCTTCAAGAGGATCTCGATCGCGTTGAGTCGCAATTAGCGGCTTACGAAGAAAAAATTCCTGCTGCAGCCAAGGGCGAGTACAAGCGGGTCACCGATGCAAAAGGCGAGGACGGTCTCGCCGCCGTGGAAGATCAGTCCTGTGGGGGCTGCTACCAGACGTTGACGACCCAGCACCTCGAAACACTTCGCATGTCAGTCCTGCTACGTTGCCCAAACTGCAACGCCTTCCTGTACATGCCCGAAGACCTGCGACCGTAA
- a CDS encoding AMP-binding protein produces MNGWLIALAILAIVVVGLVVLAIISPRRFVRLPFQILLPILYRRKIVGLENLPTTGGCAVISNHVSWIDGILILWMLPRNVRFIVDGGNFTHPIATYLGNAFDTIFMMSNVKSIGRALKAGRQALNDGDVVGLFPEGTLSRTGQLQGFRPGLSKVVKGTEAPIVPMWMDGMWGSIFSFSGGKFFFKWPKQFRRTLTLYIGEPLPNDTPLEICRTRVQALGAQATIEHRSIFPVLAKRMIRVCRRRGSGMQAADSMGTEVTGREMLIRILALRRTLRREIFSDDEKYVGVLLPPSVGGVIVNIALAMDRRISANLNYTVSSDVVNHCIKEVGIKHVLTSERFLSKIDLQMDAEVVLLDSLKDKVTKLDKALAFIQATLVPAWLLDRVLGLNKIKADDLLTIIFTSGSTGMPKGVLLSNANISHNVDAIERAVKLDMDDTILGILPFFHSFGYSVTLWAAMALGPRGVYHFNPLDSKQVGKLAEKYGVTVLLATPTFLRGYVRRVTPEQFSKLDVVVVGAEKMPAELFDAFEKKFGVRPVEGYGTTELSPLVSVNIPPSRSSALYQADRIEGSVGRPLPGISTRIVSPDSGDELMAGEDGMLLVTGPNVMCGYANQEEMTGKAIQQGWYVTGDIANVDDQGFIHITGRLSRFSKIGGEMVPHVRIEEELAKLFSEGEDDDLLRVCVSAVPDPKKGERLIVLHLPTAKDIDEIRKGLSAAGLPNLFIPGRDGFVEVEAIPMLGTGKLDLKAAKDLAAELAVGKQTQTPTSDDGDE; encoded by the coding sequence GTGAACGGTTGGCTCATTGCGTTGGCGATCCTTGCGATTGTCGTTGTTGGTTTAGTGGTTCTGGCGATCATTTCGCCACGTCGATTCGTTCGGCTGCCGTTCCAGATTTTGCTGCCGATCCTGTATCGCCGCAAAATCGTGGGGCTCGAGAATTTGCCCACCACGGGCGGGTGCGCGGTGATCAGCAACCATGTTTCGTGGATCGACGGGATTTTGATCCTGTGGATGCTGCCTCGGAATGTTCGGTTTATCGTCGACGGAGGCAACTTCACTCACCCGATCGCGACGTATTTAGGCAATGCCTTCGACACGATCTTCATGATGTCGAACGTCAAGTCGATCGGGCGGGCGCTGAAGGCTGGGCGTCAGGCCCTGAACGATGGCGACGTGGTTGGATTGTTTCCCGAAGGCACGTTAAGCCGGACCGGTCAGTTGCAGGGGTTTCGGCCTGGGCTTAGCAAAGTGGTGAAAGGCACCGAGGCGCCGATCGTCCCGATGTGGATGGACGGGATGTGGGGCAGTATTTTCAGTTTTTCGGGCGGGAAGTTTTTCTTCAAATGGCCGAAACAGTTTCGCCGAACACTGACGCTCTACATTGGCGAGCCCTTGCCAAACGATACACCACTGGAAATCTGTCGCACTCGGGTGCAAGCACTTGGCGCGCAAGCGACGATCGAACATCGATCGATCTTTCCAGTGCTTGCCAAACGCATGATCCGGGTTTGTCGGCGTCGCGGCAGTGGTATGCAGGCGGCTGATTCGATGGGCACCGAAGTAACGGGACGCGAGATGTTGATTCGCATCTTGGCGCTCCGGCGGACGTTGCGACGTGAAATCTTTTCCGATGACGAGAAGTATGTGGGCGTTTTGTTGCCGCCAAGCGTTGGTGGCGTGATCGTGAACATCGCGTTGGCGATGGATCGGCGGATTTCGGCGAACCTGAACTACACGGTCAGCAGTGATGTGGTTAACCACTGCATCAAAGAGGTCGGTATCAAGCACGTTTTGACTAGCGAACGGTTTTTGTCGAAGATCGATTTGCAGATGGACGCCGAAGTCGTGCTGCTTGATTCGTTAAAAGACAAGGTCACGAAACTCGACAAGGCGCTGGCATTCATTCAGGCCACCTTGGTGCCGGCCTGGTTGCTGGACCGAGTGTTGGGGTTAAACAAGATCAAAGCGGATGATTTGCTGACCATCATCTTCACCAGCGGTTCAACTGGGATGCCCAAGGGCGTGCTGCTGAGCAATGCCAACATCAGTCACAATGTGGACGCAATCGAGCGCGCGGTAAAGTTGGACATGGACGACACAATCCTGGGGATTCTGCCGTTCTTCCACTCGTTCGGTTATTCGGTGACGTTGTGGGCTGCGATGGCGCTCGGGCCGCGAGGTGTCTATCACTTCAATCCGCTGGATTCCAAGCAAGTCGGAAAGTTGGCGGAGAAATATGGCGTGACTGTCTTGTTGGCGACACCGACATTCTTGCGTGGTTATGTGCGGCGGGTCACGCCCGAGCAGTTTTCGAAGTTGGATGTGGTGGTTGTGGGTGCCGAGAAGATGCCGGCCGAACTGTTTGATGCGTTCGAAAAGAAGTTTGGTGTGCGACCGGTCGAAGGCTATGGCACGACCGAACTTAGTCCGCTGGTTTCGGTCAACATTCCTCCGTCACGCTCGTCCGCGCTCTATCAAGCTGACCGTATCGAAGGGTCGGTGGGACGACCGCTGCCGGGTATTTCAACTCGAATTGTTTCGCCGGATTCGGGCGATGAGTTGATGGCAGGCGAAGACGGGATGCTGTTGGTGACTGGACCGAATGTCATGTGCGGCTATGCGAATCAGGAAGAAATGACCGGGAAAGCGATCCAGCAAGGTTGGTATGTGACGGGTGACATCGCGAATGTGGACGACCAAGGATTTATCCACATCACGGGCCGGTTGAGTCGCTTTTCGAAGATTGGTGGCGAGATGGTGCCGCATGTTCGAATTGAGGAAGAACTGGCAAAGCTGTTCTCCGAAGGCGAGGATGACGACCTGTTGAGAGTCTGCGTTTCGGCAGTGCCGGACCCCAAAAAGGGCGAACGTTTGATCGTGCTGCACTTGCCGACGGCCAAGGATATCGACGAGATCCGCAAGGGTTTGAGCGCAGCAGGTTTGCCAAATCTTTTCATTCCCGGTCGCGACGGATTTGTCGAAGTCGAAGCGATCCCCATGCTGGGAACTGGAAAGTTGGACTTGAAGGCGGCGAAAGACTTGGCAGCGGAACTCGCGGTCGGGAAGCAGACGCAGACGCCGACGAGTGATGATGGTGACGAGTAG